A region of Faecalibacterium taiwanense DNA encodes the following proteins:
- a CDS encoding AraC family transcriptional regulator — MLTYNMDVTPESIWKRTTLSEAERAQPYSCTEAGLFYALQRFSTARTDKESYILFYTLRGAGLIEQDGNHVVLETGQALLLNCRTAQSYCTAPGQSCWHHYWVHLDGAGVAAMEPLLLPDKKLTPVQLTGVRMQELFELVLEQMELGTVDSMVQTGLALHEMLALCAQSLFAQAEMTTNRQLILQAAETLRKNYRQELSLADLLSSAHMSKSYFLRLFRRYMGTTPYNYLVNFRITQAKELLVLTDHSISEIAQEAGFGDASNFSTRFAKATGQSPMQYRKSTLKSKESK, encoded by the coding sequence ATGCTGACTTACAACATGGATGTGACCCCGGAAAGCATCTGGAAGCGCACGACGCTCAGCGAAGCGGAGCGTGCACAGCCCTATTCCTGCACCGAGGCGGGGCTATTCTATGCACTACAGCGGTTCTCCACCGCCCGCACCGATAAAGAAAGCTATATCCTGTTCTACACCCTCCGGGGTGCCGGTCTCATCGAGCAGGATGGGAACCATGTCGTGCTGGAGACCGGGCAGGCACTGCTGCTCAACTGCCGCACGGCACAGAGCTACTGCACCGCACCGGGGCAGAGCTGCTGGCACCACTACTGGGTGCATCTGGACGGTGCCGGTGTTGCGGCCATGGAGCCGCTGCTTCTGCCGGACAAAAAACTGACCCCGGTCCAATTGACCGGGGTCAGGATGCAGGAATTGTTTGAACTTGTTCTGGAGCAGATGGAGCTTGGCACGGTGGACAGCATGGTGCAGACAGGTCTTGCCCTGCACGAGATGCTTGCCCTCTGTGCACAGAGCCTGTTTGCGCAGGCGGAGATGACCACCAACCGCCAGCTGATCCTGCAGGCGGCAGAGACCCTGCGCAAGAACTACCGGCAGGAACTTTCCCTTGCCGATCTGCTGTCAAGTGCGCACATGAGCAAGAGTTATTTTCTGCGCCTGTTCCGGCGGTACATGGGCACAACGCCGTACAATTATCTGGTCAACTTCCGCATCACACAGGCAAAAGAGCTGCTGGTGCTCACCGACCACAGCATCAGTGAGATCGCACAGGAAGCAGGCTTCGGGGATGCCAGTAACTTCTCCACCCGCTTTGCCAAGGCCACCGGCCAGAGCCCGATGCAGTATCGGAAGAGCACATTAAAGAGCAAAGAATCCAAGTAA
- a CDS encoding recombinase family protein → MNAVIYARYSSDNQREESIEGQIRECTAYAERNGITVVRHYIDRALSAKTDNRPDFQQMIRDSNKKLFEIVLVWKFDRFARNRFDSANYKMILKKNNVHLISVMEPIAEGSQGILVETLLEGMAEYYSAELSEKVIRGQTENALKGKCTGGTGTIGYKIDADKFYRIDPLISPLVLEAFQRYDNGEKIVEIMNYLNEKGVRNMLGGKLTCSSMNTMLKNRRYIGELSFRDIVVPDAIPAIVPKDLFDRVQKRMEKNKRAPARGKADEEYLLTTKLFCGKCGALMFGESGTSATGRTYYYYKCATAKKKKGCNKKTVQKEWLENLVVQETMKLIQDDAVIERIVQLVMDFQNQENTAIPLLEKQLREVDRKLDNLMKAIEEGLFTRTTKERLDALEAQKDELTAKIADEKLRKPSFNADFIRFWLMKFRKFDVSQQKQRKALIEIFVNAIFLYDDRMLITFNYKDGSQTVRFEDTLAADELAGNSSDLSSSARYDKKPR, encoded by the coding sequence ATGAATGCTGTGATCTACGCTCGCTATTCCAGTGACAACCAGCGTGAAGAATCCATTGAGGGCCAGATTCGGGAATGCACAGCATATGCTGAAAGAAACGGCATTACAGTGGTCAGGCACTATATCGACCGTGCACTTTCTGCCAAAACAGACAATCGACCGGATTTTCAACAGATGATTCGGGACAGCAATAAAAAGTTGTTTGAAATCGTTTTGGTTTGGAAATTTGACCGTTTCGCTCGGAATCGCTTTGACAGTGCAAACTACAAGATGATTCTGAAAAAGAACAATGTCCATCTGATATCGGTCATGGAGCCGATTGCAGAAGGCTCGCAGGGCATTCTGGTGGAGACGCTGCTGGAGGGTATGGCAGAATACTATTCGGCGGAACTTTCCGAAAAAGTCATTCGTGGCCAGACCGAAAATGCGCTGAAAGGCAAATGCACAGGCGGCACAGGAACGATTGGCTATAAAATCGACGCAGATAAGTTCTATCGCATCGACCCGCTGATTTCACCGCTTGTATTGGAGGCTTTTCAGCGGTACGACAACGGTGAAAAAATCGTTGAGATCATGAACTACCTCAACGAAAAAGGGGTTCGTAATATGCTGGGTGGAAAGCTGACGTGCAGCAGCATGAACACCATGTTAAAGAACCGCCGCTATATTGGAGAACTTTCTTTCCGGGATATCGTTGTCCCGGATGCAATTCCAGCCATCGTTCCCAAGGATTTGTTTGACCGTGTGCAAAAACGTATGGAGAAAAACAAACGTGCTCCGGCTCGCGGAAAGGCAGATGAGGAATATTTGTTGACCACAAAGCTGTTCTGCGGTAAGTGCGGGGCATTGATGTTCGGCGAGAGCGGAACAAGTGCTACCGGGCGAACCTACTATTATTATAAATGTGCCACTGCCAAAAAGAAGAAAGGCTGTAACAAGAAAACCGTACAGAAGGAGTGGTTGGAAAATCTGGTCGTTCAGGAGACGATGAAGCTGATTCAGGATGATGCAGTGATTGAACGAATCGTTCAGCTGGTCATGGATTTCCAAAATCAGGAGAATACCGCGATCCCTCTGCTGGAAAAACAGCTCCGGGAAGTGGACCGAAAACTGGACAACCTGATGAAAGCAATCGAGGAAGGCTTGTTCACCCGGACGACCAAAGAGCGTTTGGATGCGCTGGAAGCGCAAAAGGATGAACTGACCGCCAAAATTGCTGACGAAAAGCTAAGAAAGCCTTCCTTTAATGCTGACTTCATCCGATTCTGGTTGATGAAATTCAGAAAGTTCGATGTATCGCAGCAAAAGCAGCGCAAGGCACTGATTGAGATCTTTGTGAACGCCATTTTCCTCTACGATGACAGAATGCTGATCACGTTCAATTATAAAGACGGCTCTCAAACCGTCCGCTTCGAGGATACTTTGGCTGCCGATGAATTGGCAGGAAATAGTTCGGATTTGTCCAGCTCTGCTCGATATGACAAAAAGCCACGATGA
- a CDS encoding citrate/2-methylcitrate synthase, with product MDHLQNVMGYFDQQQPLCAEHDRISKDLYKEFGVKAGLRDENGKGVLAGLTNISDIRAFQYVDGVKKPADGQLLYRGYDVKDLIRGSSGSRFAFEEAGYLLLFGELPTQEKLEEFCRVLGECRTMPTNFTRDVIMKAPSHDIMNSMARSVLTLASYDPKAGDLEISNVLRQSIQLAGIFPMLAVYSYHAYNHYEKDGSMYIHRPDPELSTAENFLRMLRPDMKYTELEARVLDVALLLHAEHGGGNNSTFTTRVVTSSGTDTYSAMAAALCSLKGPRHGGANLMVMQMMQNIRENLHDTEDDEELEAYLKKLLHGEAFDRKGLIYGMGHAVYSLSDPREVVFKGYVEQLAHEKGRDKDLALYNKIEHMAPQLIAEERKIFKGVSPNVDFYSGFVYDMLGIPMELYTPLFAVARVMGWSAHRIEELLSANKIIRPAYKSLGGTHEYIRRNERE from the coding sequence ATGGATCATCTGCAGAACGTAATGGGATACTTCGACCAGCAGCAGCCGCTGTGCGCCGAACACGACCGCATCAGCAAGGACCTGTACAAGGAGTTTGGCGTTAAAGCGGGCCTGCGCGACGAAAACGGCAAGGGCGTGCTGGCAGGCCTGACCAATATCTCCGATATCCGCGCCTTCCAGTATGTGGATGGGGTGAAAAAGCCTGCCGACGGTCAGCTGCTCTACCGCGGCTACGACGTGAAAGACCTGATCCGCGGGTCGTCCGGCAGCCGCTTTGCCTTTGAGGAAGCGGGCTATCTGCTACTGTTCGGTGAGCTGCCCACGCAGGAAAAGCTGGAAGAGTTCTGCCGTGTGCTGGGCGAGTGCCGCACCATGCCCACCAACTTTACCCGTGATGTGATCATGAAGGCCCCCAGCCACGATATCATGAACTCCATGGCCCGCAGCGTGCTCACACTGGCATCCTACGACCCCAAGGCCGGTGATCTGGAAATTTCCAATGTGCTGCGCCAGAGCATCCAGCTGGCCGGCATCTTCCCCATGCTGGCCGTGTACAGCTACCATGCCTATAACCACTACGAAAAAGACGGCAGCATGTACATCCACCGGCCGGACCCGGAGCTTTCCACCGCAGAGAACTTTTTGCGGATGCTGCGCCCGGATATGAAGTACACCGAGCTGGAAGCCCGCGTGCTGGATGTGGCATTGCTGCTGCACGCCGAGCACGGCGGCGGCAACAACTCCACCTTTACCACCCGCGTGGTCACTTCGTCTGGCACCGATACCTACTCGGCCATGGCGGCTGCCCTGTGCTCCCTCAAAGGCCCGCGCCACGGCGGTGCCAACCTGATGGTGATGCAGATGATGCAGAACATCCGCGAAAACCTGCACGATACCGAGGACGATGAAGAGCTGGAAGCCTACCTGAAAAAGCTGCTGCACGGCGAAGCATTTGACCGCAAAGGCCTGATCTACGGCATGGGCCACGCGGTGTACTCCCTCAGTGACCCCCGTGAGGTAGTATTCAAGGGCTATGTGGAACAGCTGGCCCACGAGAAGGGCCGCGACAAGGACCTTGCCCTTTACAACAAGATCGAGCACATGGCCCCGCAGCTGATCGCGGAGGAGCGCAAAATTTTCAAGGGTGTCAGCCCCAACGTGGACTTCTACAGCGGCTTTGTGTACGATATGCTGGGCATCCCCATGGAGCTGTACACGCCGCTGTTCGCCGTAGCCCGCGTGATGGGCTGGAGCGCCCACCGCATTGAAGAGCTGCTCAGCGCAAACAAGATCATCCGCCCGGCCTACAAGAGCCTTGGCGGCACCCACGAATATATCCGCCGCAATGAGCGGGAATAA